A single window of Salvia splendens isolate huo1 chromosome 8, SspV2, whole genome shotgun sequence DNA harbors:
- the LOC121745948 gene encoding uncharacterized protein LOC121745948 has protein sequence MVKVSDKLPKSLLDNEDFKKELNACVWSDLLEPDEFDIIWNDIMERYGLEDVHWFGSMFEEREFWVPAYFRDFPMGSLLRITSMSESENSFFKNYTKPRANLEISMVCEIVSITVEDNIKMHKNKSANLILEKYFGRRWLKSSLLKAAHGLPSEEIQPFEHLDEKQEVKKKLFFNFYRLVQKSEGNMDHLSLLCAVIEKKKMGEEFYGMAVPDVIDVHPPDVVRTKGSASDRVTKRESAIRKANKPLRRCGKCHEMGRHDSRNCGRFNEKAD, from the exons ATGGTTAAGGTGTCAGATAAGTTGCCCAAATCCTTGCTTGATAATGAAGATTTCAAAAAAGAGTTGAATGCATGTGTTTGGTCTGATTTGTTAGAGCCTGATGAGTTTGatataatatggaatgatataATGGAACGGTATGGATTAGAAGACGTGCACTGGTTTGGATCGATGTTTGAAGAGAGAGAATTCTGGGTTCCTGCTTATTTTCGAGATTTTCCCATGGGGTCGCTTCTTAGGATTACATCGATGTCTGAATCAGAGAATAGCTTTTTTAAAAACTACACAAAGCCTCGTGCAAATCTT GAAATAAGTATGGTATGTGAGATTGTTTCTATAACTGTTGAGGATAACATCAAGATGCATAAG aataagtctGCAAATCTCATTCttgagaaatattttggtcgaaGGTGGTTGAAGAGCTCTTTACTAAAGGCGGCCCATGGTCTACCATCTGAGGAGATACAACCATTTGAAC ATTTGGATGAAAAGCAGGAAGTTAAGAAAAAGTTGTTCTTCAACTTTTATCGATTAGTCCAAAAGTCTGAGGGAAATATGGATCatctgtctttgttatgtgctg tcattgaaaagaaaaagatgggtGAGGAATTTTATGGAATGGCAGTACCTGATGTAATTGATGTACATCCTCCAGACGTTGTTAGAACAAAAGGATCAGCTAGTGACAGGGTAACAAAGAGGGAGAGTGCAATAAGAAAAGCAAATAAGCCTCTACGACGGTGTGGTAAATGTCATGAGATGGGTCgtcatgattcaagaaattgtggTAGATTCAATGAGAAGGCAGATTGA
- the LOC121745947 gene encoding germin-like protein subfamily 1 member 11 — MGQTFIRAEFAPDGYLPPHRHPRASEIIYVLEGTMEVGFVNSYPDYKYYSKVLNKGDAIMIPFGLGHTVRNVGTGKCARIQDLLTSPDSVFAAKPAINSTYLAGAFELYE, encoded by the coding sequence ATGGGCCAGACATTTATACGAGCGGAGTTTGCACCGGATGGGTACTTGCCGCCGCACAGGCACCCTAGGGCCTCTGAGATCATCTATGTCTTGGAAGGTACAATGGAGGTCGGATTCGTAAACTCGTACCCAGACTACAAATATTACAGCAAAGTTCTTAACAAAGGTGATGCCATCATGATTCCTTTTGGCCTCGGTCACACCGTGCGAAATGTAGGCACGGGGAAATGTGCCAGAATCCAGGATTTACTTACATCCCCCGACTCTGTTTTCGCggccaagcctgccatcaacaGCACTTATCTAGCCGGAGCATTTGAGCTGTACGAATAA